Proteins encoded in a region of the Populus alba chromosome 13, ASM523922v2, whole genome shotgun sequence genome:
- the LOC118036433 gene encoding transcription repressor MYB5: MRNLSSRNSTRSRSTPTPCCGKVGIKRGPWTPEEDEILANYIKKDGEGRWRTLPKRAGLLRCGKSCRLRWMNYLRPSVKRGRIAPDEEDLILRLHRLLGNRWSLIAGRIPGRTDNEIKNYWNTHLSKKLISQGIDPRTHKPLYPSPNSSEIAKIAPIQNSNPNSFPLEANGGVYRATATRENENFTMTNLDQFPNQVIDDGAKNWPNCDGFNKGLQSHHEQNKEEDYVGNENEDAFSLFLDSLINENVFVYQQQQQQQFQQPKIIGPSGEPMISSSQAIHHGSISEAEVAYSMVAFGEKDGALNSYDLA; this comes from the exons ATGAGGAATCTGTCCTCAAGGAACTCAACAAGGAGCAGGAGTACACCCACACCATGTTGTGGCAAAGTGGGTATAAAGAGGGGGCCGTGGACACCTGAAGAAGATGAGATCTTGGCAAACTACATCAAGAAGGATGGTGAAGGGCGGTGGCGTACACTGCCAAAGCGGGCGGGGCTTCTTAGGTGTGGTAAGAGCTGCCGCCTCCGATGGATGAACTATCTCAGGCCTTCTGTTAAGAGAGGACGTATTGCCCCAGATGAAGAAGATCTCATTCTTAGGCTTCATAGGTTGCTTGGTAACag GTGGTCTTTGATAGCTGGGAGGATACCAGGACGCACCGATAATGAGATCAAGAATTACTGGAACACCCATCTCAGCAAGAAGCTCATTAGTCAAGGAATCGATCCAAGGACGCACAAGCCTTTATACCCTAGCCCCAATTCTTCAGAAATTGCCAAAATTGCTCCCATCCAAAACTCCAACCCTAATTCTTTTCCACTAGAAGCGAATGGCGGGGTCTATCGAGCTACAGCCACTAGAGAAAATGAGAACTTTACAATGACTAACTTGGATCAGTTTCCAAATCAGGTCATTGATGATGGTGCCAAAAACTGGCCTAATTGTGATGGTTTTAATAAGGGGTTACAAAGTCATCATGAACAAAACAAAGAGGAAGATTACGTTGGAAATGAAAATGAGGACGCGTTCTCTTTGTTTCTGGATTCTCTGATCAATGAAAATGTATTCGTgtatcaacaacaacaacaacagcagttTCAGCAGCCTAAGATTATTGGACCATCTGGTGAACCTATGATTTCTTCTTCACAGGCTATTCATCATGGCAGCATTTCGGAAGCTGAAGTCGCATATTCCATGGTAGCTTTCGGTGAGAAAGATGGTGCGTTAAATAGTTATGATCTAGCTTGA